CAAAAACAATGGAAATCATGGATAACATTCGTGCGGGCAGGGTGACCACTAAAAAAATCAATCAATACTACTGGTACGACATGGCCCAGTTGTCCCCCGGCAGCGGCCGAGGTGCATGGCGCGCCGCGTTTGAACGCCAGGGCGATACCTGGACGCTGCAGGGGTTTTATGACTATCACGTCAACAAGCCTGCGACGGTCTGGGGGGGATGACTGAAAGAGAAGCCCCCACAGCGTCATGAACGAAGAAGGGCGCCTTTGGGGCGCCCTTCTTAATCAGCACGACTCAAGACAGCCGAGTTACTCAGCTTGAATCAACTTGCTTTCGACCACCCCGGCGCGGCCGGTTTTTTCATCGACAACCTGTAGGTTGTTACGAGCCTTGATGAAACCCACTTTCACTTCCTGCCAGACAAAATAGTTCTTGCCAGCTTCTGTGCTGAGCTTGAGCTCTGAATCGTTTTCCGCAGACGACACCAACGTCTGCTGGCCGGCCGGTACCGATAGCATCAAATACGACTTGGCAACGGTCTGCCCAACAGCTTTACCGTTGAGTGTTACCGGCATTTTCACCCCAGCGCCCATGCTTTCGTTGCGGTAAACGTAGATGTTCGCTTTGTCAGGGACAGTCTGGAAGGTTTTCGCTTGCGCATCCTGGGTGTCATCCGCCATTTTTACCGAAGCACACCCTGTGGTCAGCGCGGCGACTGCCAGCAAGGCGGTAAAGGTCAACTGCTTGAACATCCTGTTTCTCCATGATTGGGTTGGTCGAACAATGGGATATCGGCCGAAGCGTTGGAAAACTAAAGTAATGTTGGTATGCCCGAGCACGGGTGGGCCTGTCATTACCCACTTCAGCTTTATGGCCTTACAACTCCACCCCATCGGTCAACAACGCCACAAACGCCGCCGCCATCGGCGAGCGCTGGTCCTTGCGCTGTACCAGCCACACCGCCGACACCGCCACCGGGTCGAGCAGCGGTCGATAGACCACCCCATCGATACGCATGCGCTGGTAGGACGCCGGCAATACCGAGACGCCCAACCCCGCCGCGACCAAGCCAATGATGGTCATGGCTTCGCCGGCTTCCTGGGCGAAATGCGGGCTGAAGCCGGCGTCGCGGGCCAGGCTCAGAAGTTGGGCGTAGAGGCCACTGCCGTAGCTGCGGGGGAAGAACACGAACGGCTCCAGGGCCAAGGCCGAGAGAAACAGGCCCTCTTCGTTGCCCTGGGCCAGGGGATGCTTGGCGCTGAGCACGGCCACCAGCGGTTCGCGGCTGAGTTCGATTTCCGTCAAGGTGTCGGGCAGCGGTAACGGTCGCATGATGCCCACCTCGATCACGTCGTCCACGAGTGCATCGGCCACTTGGGTGCTGCTCATTTCCCGCAGGTTCAGGTGCACCGCCGGGAAGCGTTGCCGGAATGAGAAGATCGCCTGGGGAATGGTCGAATTAAACGGTGCCGAGGAGGTGAAGCCGATTTTCAGCTCGCCTAATTCACCCAACTGGGCACGGCGGGCCACGTCGGCGGCCTTGTCCACCTGGACCAACACCCGTCGCGCTTCTTCAAGGAACAACCGCCCGGCCTCGCTCAATTCGACCCGACGATTGGTGCGCTCGAACAACCGTGCGCCAATCTCCTGTTCCAGTGCCTGGATCTGCTGGCTCAACGGCGGCTGGGAGATGCCCAGGACCAGCGCGGCGCGGCCGAAATGCAATTCTTCGGCAACGGCGATGAAATAACGCAGGTGACGCAGTTCCATGAGGCCATCCAATAGGTCGCTGAACGTCTTAAACAGGTCGAATAATATATTGGATAGAAACATTAGCCGGCTATATGCTTTTTTCATTGCCTGCCTGATCGTGCTCTTGCGAGGTCCACCGTGAAAACTGCTGTCGCTCCACTGGCCCATGAAATCCCGCCGCGTGCGCAGGACGTCACCACCGAACTCAAGGACATCTACATCGAGAAAGGCACGCCGTTGTTCATGCGCACGGTGCTGGCGCTGTTCTGCGGTGGCTTTGCGACCTTCGCCCTGTTGTATTGCGTGCAACCGATGATGCCGCTGCTGTCTCGGGAGTTTTCCATCAACGCGGCGCAGAGCAGCCTGATCCTGTCGGTGGCGACCGGCCTGCTCGCCATCGGCCTGTTGATCACCGGCCCGATTTCCGACCGCATCGGGCGCAAGCCGGTGATGGTCACGGCGCTGTTCGCCGCGTCGCTGTGCACGATTGCCAGCGCCATGATGCCGACTTGGGAAGGTGTACTGCTGCTGCGCGCCTTGGTGGGGCTGTCGCTGAGCGGGTTGGCGGCGGTGGCGATGACGTATTTGAGCGAGGAAATCCACCCCAAGCACATCGGCCTGGCGATGGGGCTGTACATCGCCGGCAACGCCATTGGCGGCATGTGCGGACGCCTGATCACCGGGGTCTTGATCGACTTTGTCAGCTGGCACACCGCGATGTTGGTGGTTGGCGGGCTGGCGCTGATCGCGGCGGCGGTGTTCTGGCGGATTCTTCCCGAGTCACGCAACTTCCGCCCCCGTTCGCTGCACCCGCGCAGCCTGCTGGACGGTTTCGTCATGCACTTTCGCGACGCCGGGTTGCCGCTGCTGTTTCTTGAAGCCTTCGTGCTGATGGGCGCGTTCGTGACGCTGTTCAACTACATCGGCTATCGCCTGCTGGCCGCGCCTTATCATCTGGACCAGGCCTTCGTCGGGTTGCTGTCGGTGGTGTACCTGTCGGGCATCTACAGTTCGGCAAAAGTCGGCGCCCTGGCGGACAAACTCGGTCGGCGCAAAATGCTCTGGGCAACCATCGCGCTGATGCTCGCCGGCCTGGTGCTGACCATGGCCACGCCGCTGTGGCTGGTGATCCTGGGCATGTTGGTATTCACCTTTGGTTTCTTCGGCGCCCATTCGGTCGCCAGCAGCTGGATCGGCCGCCGCGCGCTCCAAGCCAAGGGCCAGGCCTCGTCGCTTTATCTGTTCAGTTATTACGCCGGATCAAGCGTCGCGGGTACGGCGGGCGGCGTTGCCTGGCACCTGGGCGGCTGGAACGGGGTCGGCCTGTTCATCGGTGGCTTGCTGGTGATTGCGTTGTGGGTGGCGGTGAAGCTGGCGAAATTGCCGTTGTTGCCGGGGAATGTGCAGGTTTAGCCATCACAAGAGCCCTGTTCAACCCCGGAACAGAGCGAACACTTTGTGGCGAGGGGATTTATCCCCGCTGGGCTGCGTAGCAGCCCCCTAAGCAGTCAACTCAATCTGCCTGACACACGGCGTTGTCGGCATTTAGGATCGCTTCGCGCCCCAGCGGGGATAAATCCCCTCGCAACAACAGCCCATACGCCTGCTCAAGATGTTGTGCGCTCGGTCGGTCATTGACGCAAAACCACTCGCGCCTCTAACACATCATCACGCACTTCCAAGGTCAGCGACTGAAGCACCGCGCCCTCCCGCTCTTGTTGATCCAACCAATGCAGCAACGCATTCGCCTCACCCTTGACGGCGAGTCGCAACGAGTCGCCGTCGACCTCCATTTCCGCCATGTCCAACCCCACCGCTGTAGCACTTGCGTTGACGCGCACCGACAAGGGTCGGGTGGCGGCCGTCGTAATCCGGGAGGGTTCGGCGCGCTGGATCCGGGCGTTCAGTTCGGCCTGTTGGCGATGCTGTCGTTCGGCAACCTCCAGTCGTTGCCGGGTCGGTTGCCAGATCGCGGTGTAGGCCAACGCCACCGATAACAATCCGGCAAGCCCCAGCAACAAACCTTGCTCTCGGCGCGAGAGGTTTCCCCAGGCCTGTTGCAGGACCCGCCATCCATTGACGCCCATCAACTGTTCTCCAGCGTGAGGAGGGCCTGCACGCGGTTGTGCTGTTTACTCGCGCTGCCCAGGGTGACGGAAAATCCGTTTTGCAGCCCGCGCTCACGCAGTTGTTCAAGTTCGACGAAACTGTTCGCCGTCAGTTGGATCTTCCAGCCCTCGCCCTCACGAAAATCGATGCGCTGCACCTCGACGTTGCTGGCGCCAATGACCTGCTCGGTCAGACGGGCCAAACGCGCGACTTGGGTGACCTGGCTTTGCCCACGACGGCCCTGCAATGCCTGGAACTGCGCCGCCAGGTCGACGATCCGCACCTGCCCCGGGTACAGCGACCTGAATCGCTGCTCGCTTTGGGCATACAAAAGCCGGGTTTCACTTTCAAGAAAGCGCACGCGGGCTTCGCTGAAAGCCCAGGTGAGCACCAGCAGGCCCAGCATCACCGCCGAAGCGCCACGCCATGGCAACGAGCTTCGGCGTCGACGAAACTCACCTTGCAACAGGTCGATGGGACGTCCACCCGCGTTCAGCAGCCATGCATCGATAGCTGGGCAATCGCGCTCTTCGTCCAACCAATGAATGTCTTCCGGCAGGCTGGGCTTGAGCGCCGCCAAGGCCCGTGCCGACAACGGCACCCGCGCGGGCAGTCCTCCACCCAACAGCCAGCGCCCGAACCAACGCACCCCAAACGCCTGGTCATCAGCAATCAGATCAGCATCGACATGCACCGCGCGCGTATCAATGCCTTGCTCGGCGAGCAGCGCCAGCAGCGCCTGGAACCGGGTACGCGCCGTCACCATCAGTGGATAACGCTGCTGACGGTCCCGCGGGCCGGCGCTGATGTGCAGCGTCTCCAGGTTTTCACTCAATTGTTCTTCGATGGCGAACGCCAGGGCCTGGGGCCGGGGCTGGCGTCGGGAGGGCCACGGATCGCTGCGCAACCAGCTGCACATTTCCATGGGCAGCAACACATCGACGGGCCGTCCGCGCATTTCGCCGGCCGCCTTGTGCAATGGCAGGCGACGACGCTCGCCGGTGGGCGACCACACGCAACACGGCCAGTTGGCGCACGGCGCGTCCAAGCCTTCGGCTGTCAGGTAAAGCCAGGTTTTCATCAAGGGAGCTCGCTGGGGGTCAAGGGTAAGAAACGTCGCTGGCGAACCGTCCAGCGCCCGCTCTCAGAATCGCGCTCGATATCCGAGGCCAGGCGCAGACGGCTGTCGCCATGGATCACGCTCACGGTGATTCGGAACCAGCGGCTGCTCACGCCCAGGCCATGGCTGCTGAGGCCCAAGCCGGACAACAACGGGTCATTGGTAAACGCCTGCGCACTGGCGTATGGCGCCTGGCGACGCTGGTCGGCCAACGTCTTGGCGGGCCCGGTTTCCATCCCATCAAGGGTCATCAGCACAAGGTGCGGGGCGGTATTGACGTTCAGTCGCGCGTCCTTGGGCAGCAACACCACCCAGGGCTCCAGGCGTCGCAGCGTCTGACCGTCGATGCCCGGCAGCAGGCGCAATTGACTCAACTCCTGCACCGGCCCCATCTGGGGCAACGCCAGCGGCGGCAGATCCAGCAGGGCCAGCAAGCGACTCCAGCGACCGAGGGTGACCTGATCGATTTGCCCCAAGGCCAGCAGCCCATTGAGATTCAAGCGTCCGGACAAATCCTCGATACCGATGTGCAGCTCGGCGCTGTCCACTTCCAAGACGGACCCGAGCCGGGCCCAATCCTGGCTCAGGTCAACGGGCCCGGACGGTGTTATCCCACTGTTTTCCAATACCACCCGCGCCCAGTCCTCCCCGGCCAAACCCAATTGCCGCAACTGGACCTGTTGCAGTTGCTGCGCGCTGCTATGCAATAACAGGCGATGGCTGCGCAACAGCCCACCGACCAGCAGCAAGGCCAGGCTCAACACCAGCAGCACGCTGATCAGCGCCACGCCCCGTTGGCGCTTCATGGCAACGCCTCCGGCAACGGCAGCACTCGGCGAATCTGCTCGAAACGCCCCGCCGACACGATCAATTCCAGCGCCAGCGGCGCGGTGTCACTCGCGGTTTCGCGGTGCCAGCCCCGTTGCCGGTCGAACACCCGCCAGCTCAAGCTGCGGACGTCGCCGAGCAATTTCTGCCGCTGAACAACGGTCGAGCCTTCTCCGACACTGTCGCGCCACAACGTCGTCCCTTCAAGTCGATAGATCACCGCTTGGCGCTCGCTGCGTGGCTGATCCAGTGGGTTGCGCCAATGGCTGCGTTGCAATTGCAAATGTCCGGGCGCGAGCACGACCGAGTCGGCAACCGCCTGCCACACATCCCGTTCGATCACGCCGACAGCACGCTGCAAGGCCCTGATGTCGCGCTCATGCTGACCGGCCCCTTGCTGGGTCCGCACGACGCCATCGAACAACCGCCAACTGGCCAGGCCGAGCAAGGCAAAAATGGCGATGGCGATGACCAGCTCCAACAAGGTGAAACCCGACTGCCTATTCATGACGGCTGCGGATCCACCCGATGGTGCGGTGCACGACGATCGAGTTGTCGCCGCGGCTGACCTGGATCTCGGCCTGCAG
The Pseudomonas marvdashtae DNA segment above includes these coding regions:
- the gspM gene encoding type II secretion system protein GspM, whose amino-acid sequence is MGVNGWRVLQQAWGNLSRREQGLLLGLAGLLSVALAYTAIWQPTRQRLEVAERQHRQQAELNARIQRAEPSRITTAATRPLSVRVNASATAVGLDMAEMEVDGDSLRLAVKGEANALLHWLDQQEREGAVLQSLTLEVRDDVLEARVVLRQ
- a CDS encoding LysR family transcriptional regulator, yielding MELRHLRYFIAVAEELHFGRAALVLGISQPPLSQQIQALEQEIGARLFERTNRRVELSEAGRLFLEEARRVLVQVDKAADVARRAQLGELGELKIGFTSSAPFNSTIPQAIFSFRQRFPAVHLNLREMSSTQVADALVDDVIEVGIMRPLPLPDTLTEIELSREPLVAVLSAKHPLAQGNEEGLFLSALALEPFVFFPRSYGSGLYAQLLSLARDAGFSPHFAQEAGEAMTIIGLVAAGLGVSVLPASYQRMRIDGVVYRPLLDPVAVSAVWLVQRKDQRSPMAAAFVALLTDGVEL
- a CDS encoding DUF2846 domain-containing protein encodes the protein MFKQLTFTALLAVAALTTGCASVKMADDTQDAQAKTFQTVPDKANIYVYRNESMGAGVKMPVTLNGKAVGQTVAKSYLMLSVPAGQQTLVSSAENDSELKLSTEAGKNYFVWQEVKVGFIKARNNLQVVDEKTGRAGVVESKLIQAE
- a CDS encoding type II secretion system protein GspJ, which encodes MNRQSGFTLLELVIAIAIFALLGLASWRLFDGVVRTQQGAGQHERDIRALQRAVGVIERDVWQAVADSVVLAPGHLQLQRSHWRNPLDQPRSERQAVIYRLEGTTLWRDSVGEGSTVVQRQKLLGDVRSLSWRVFDRQRGWHRETASDTAPLALELIVSAGRFEQIRRVLPLPEALP
- the gspL gene encoding type II secretion system protein GspL → MKTWLYLTAEGLDAPCANWPCCVWSPTGERRRLPLHKAAGEMRGRPVDVLLPMEMCSWLRSDPWPSRRQPRPQALAFAIEEQLSENLETLHISAGPRDRQQRYPLMVTARTRFQALLALLAEQGIDTRAVHVDADLIADDQAFGVRWFGRWLLGGGLPARVPLSARALAALKPSLPEDIHWLDEERDCPAIDAWLLNAGGRPIDLLQGEFRRRRSSLPWRGASAVMLGLLVLTWAFSEARVRFLESETRLLYAQSEQRFRSLYPGQVRIVDLAAQFQALQGRRGQSQVTQVARLARLTEQVIGASNVEVQRIDFREGEGWKIQLTANSFVELEQLRERGLQNGFSVTLGSASKQHNRVQALLTLENS
- a CDS encoding MFS transporter, whose protein sequence is MAHEIPPRAQDVTTELKDIYIEKGTPLFMRTVLALFCGGFATFALLYCVQPMMPLLSREFSINAAQSSLILSVATGLLAIGLLITGPISDRIGRKPVMVTALFAASLCTIASAMMPTWEGVLLLRALVGLSLSGLAAVAMTYLSEEIHPKHIGLAMGLYIAGNAIGGMCGRLITGVLIDFVSWHTAMLVVGGLALIAAAVFWRILPESRNFRPRSLHPRSLLDGFVMHFRDAGLPLLFLEAFVLMGAFVTLFNYIGYRLLAAPYHLDQAFVGLLSVVYLSGIYSSAKVGALADKLGRRKMLWATIALMLAGLVLTMATPLWLVILGMLVFTFGFFGAHSVASSWIGRRALQAKGQASSLYLFSYYAGSSVAGTAGGVAWHLGGWNGVGLFIGGLLVIALWVAVKLAKLPLLPGNVQV
- a CDS encoding type II secretion system protein GspK codes for the protein MKRQRGVALISVLLVLSLALLLVGGLLRSHRLLLHSSAQQLQQVQLRQLGLAGEDWARVVLENSGITPSGPVDLSQDWARLGSVLEVDSAELHIGIEDLSGRLNLNGLLALGQIDQVTLGRWSRLLALLDLPPLALPQMGPVQELSQLRLLPGIDGQTLRRLEPWVVLLPKDARLNVNTAPHLVLMTLDGMETGPAKTLADQRRQAPYASAQAFTNDPLLSGLGLSSHGLGVSSRWFRITVSVIHGDSRLRLASDIERDSESGRWTVRQRRFLPLTPSELP